GAACCCATTTGCGCAGCGTCTCCGCCGTGCAACCGATCTTCGCCGCGATCGAGCCGATCGCCTCCCACTCCGAGCCGTACTTGCTCTTGTGCTCGAAGACCAGCCGAACCGATCGCTCCCGGACCTCTGGTGAGAACTTGCTCTTCCTTCCCATCGCTCCATCCTCTCAAGGAATGGAGCCTCCGGGAAAGCCGGGGCGATTCAAACGACTCCGGGAGTTTCGAGCCCGGCGTCGACCCGCTCTACCAGCCCGGCGTGAACGATCCACTGCTCGCGCCCGATGCGGCTCGACTCGTCTTCGCGCTATCCGACATTCCGCCGGCCGTCGTGAACGGCGATCGCGGCGACGAGGAGCTGCGCGCGACCTCGTTCACGGGCGCCGTCAGCGGCACCATCGTTTCGGGCGGAGGCGACCTCGGCACGGACGCCGTGATCGGCAGCGGAACCAGCGCTGCGCTGGGAAGCTATCTGGTCGCGGATCTGATCGTCTCGACCGTGAAGTCAGCCGTGGTCTCCGACCCCGGCGGAGGCAGCACGCCCGTACCGGGCTCGACGATCACCTACACGCTGGTCGTCACGACGAGCGGCACCGGAACGGTCGCGAACCTGGTGATCACCGATCCGCTGCCGCCGTTCACCAGTTACGACGCCGGATCGCTCACGCTCGACGGCAGCGCGCTGAGCGATGCAGCCGACCTCGACGCGGGTGACGTCGGCGGCACGACACCGAATCAAGTCACCGTCGCGCTAGGGAACGTGGCCGGCGGCTCTCTCCCCCACACCATCACGTTCGAAGTCACGATCGATTAGGAGGGAACGCCATGAAGTACGCAGTCGCACTGGCTCTTTCGGTACTGCTCCCGGGGTGGAGCGCGCTCGCAGTCGAGGCCGCAGGGAATTCTGCGATCGAGGTTCGAGTGACCGCAGAGGTCGAAGTCAAGGTCAAGACCGAGGACGGACGCGAGGAAGTGAAGCGCGTGCCTGCAGCGAAGGTCCCGCCCGGAGAGGCGGTGATCTACACGCTTCACGCGACGAACACCGGAAAGGCTCCGGCGAGCGACGTGATCGTGACCGATCCGATCCCGGAGCACATGGAGTACGTCGACGGCTCGGTGAGCTCGGACGGAGCGCGCGTCACGTTCTCCGTCGACGGCGGCAAGAGCTTCGGCGCCAAGGAG
This Deltaproteobacteria bacterium DNA region includes the following protein-coding sequences:
- a CDS encoding DUF11 domain-containing protein codes for the protein MKYAVALALSVLLPGWSALAVEAAGNSAIEVRVTAEVEVKVKTEDGREEVKRVPAAKVPPGEAVIYTLHATNTGKAPASDVIVTDPIPEHMEYVDGSVSSDGARVTFSVDGGKSFGAKETLKVRAADGSMRAALPADFTHVRWQIENPIAPGEGREVSFRARVE
- a CDS encoding DUF11 domain-containing protein codes for the protein EPICAASPPCNRSSPRSSRSPPTPSRTCSCARRPAEPIAPGPLVRTCSSFPSLHPLKEWSLRESRGDSNDSGSFEPGVDPLYQPGVNDPLLAPDAARLVFALSDIPPAVVNGDRGDEELRATSFTGAVSGTIVSGGGDLGTDAVIGSGTSAALGSYLVADLIVSTVKSAVVSDPGGGSTPVPGSTITYTLVVTTSGTGTVANLVITDPLPPFTSYDAGSLTLDGSALSDAADLDAGDVGGTTPNQVTVALGNVAGGSLPHTITFEVTID